The Primulina huaijiensis isolate GDHJ02 chromosome 17, ASM1229523v2, whole genome shotgun sequence genome window below encodes:
- the LOC140962819 gene encoding uncharacterized protein, whose amino-acid sequence MAEDDTNGILIQGDTGQQTIDESTLYYVLNRLFSTIFFPDPDSEYASAPLLQRIKASLSVNVPLLSDALRNTGRRALLWTRRGGTFRALLVVSAGTIAVVTLTGLLVFMLFFFAATFNAVVISLLMSLAAAGGCLTLFFAFVAAIYFGALSVALFFISTAAISSVIAVLFATGWIGFILTLWLVAKKSIGVAKYSLFVTCSVVSAYSTAAWHSPNQNVSKKSD is encoded by the exons ATGGCGGAGGATGATACCAATGGAATCTTGATCCAAGGCGACACCGGGCAGCAAACAATTGACGAATCGACTCTTTACTATGTTCTCAATCGTTTGTTCTCAACGATCTTCTTCCCCGATCCGGATTCAGAGTATGCTTCTGCTCCGCTGCTGCAGAGGATCAAAGCTTCGCTATCAGTTAATGTTCCTCTGCTTTCTGATGCGTTGAGGAACACTGGTCGTCGTGCTCTTCTCTGGACTCGCCGCGGCGGAACCTTCCGTGCGCTTCTCGTAGTTTCA GCTGGGACAATAGCTGTTGTCACCTTAACAGGATTGTTAGTGTTCATGCTCTTCTTTTTTGCGGCGACCTTCAATGCTGTGGTCATATCCCTTCTCATGTCTTTGGCAGCCGCTGGAGGATGCTTGACACTATTCTTCGCCTTTGTTGCAGCCATTTACTTTGGGGCATTATCGGTGGCTTTATTTTTCATTTCCACAGCAGCTATTTCTTCGGTTATAGCTGTTCTTTTTGCTACAG GTTGGATTGGATTCATTTTAACGCTGTGGCTGGTTGCAAAGAAAAGCATCGGTGTGGCTAAGTATTCCTTGTTCGTGACCTGTTCCGTGGTTTCAGCTTATTCTACAGCTGCTTGGCATTCCCCGAACCAAAATGTATCCAAGAAATCAGATTGA